GGGAGCACATCGAGTGGCGCGCCGAGTAGCCTGGCCACCTCGTAGGCCACGGGGACCCCGCCACGGGGCAGACCGAGGACCAGCAGCGAATGCGGTGGCTGCCACGCATCGGCGAGCGCTGCCACCTTCACCGCCAACTGCCTGCCGGCATCATGGCGGTCGTGGAAGGCCGGACATTTCATGGGTGACTCCTGTGCGGGCGATTGGTTCCTGCACACTGCCCATCGCGCGTCCACCGGGCGCCCCGGCAATTCCCGACAACGCGTCGGGCGAAGTCCGATACTGCGCGGCGAAGGTGCGGGCGATGTTCCCGCTGCATTCACGAATGGCATCGCGTGAACGGACGCCTTCTCCCCGAACGCTGTTGGAGTGAATGACCACCTTCCGGAGGCGCTCATGCCCAGGAACATCTTCCGCCGTCTGGTCTTGCTGACAGTCGTTCCGCTGGGCGGCTGTGCGTCGGCCGCGCTTCTTCCCGCGCCGGCGGCACGGACCGTCCCCGGCGCCACGAATACCCTCGTGGACGAGGTCGCCGGTGTGCGCGTGACGGTGCAGGCCGATGCCTGGCAGGGCTCGCGCTCGGTGCTCGGGCAGGTCCAGCCCATGCGCGTCACCATCGACAACCACAGTCGCTCCACGGTGCGAGTGCGGTACGGCGACTTTGCCCTCGTCACCGCCAAGGGCCGACGGTACCCCGCGCTCCCGCCGTTCCGCGTGGAGGGCGAGCTGCTGTCGCCGACGCTCTCGATGGGCCTGTCACCCTTTGCCACGCCGGGTTTCAGCTACCGGCGCTTCTACGTGGCGCCGTACTTCGCGCGCCTCTATCCCGGCGTCCCGGTGTACACGCGCTCCTACGTGTTGTACGACCCGGGCTACTATGCGTTCTGGTATGCCGACTTCGCGCGCGCCGTGCGTCCGTCGGTCGAGGTGTTGGCGCTGGCCCTGCCCGAGGGGGTCATCGAACCCGACGGACAGGTGTCGGGGTTCCTGTACTTTCGCACCGTGGACCCGGACGCGGGGACCCTGTCCTTCCGCGCGAGCATCGTGGCGGTGCACGACGGCACGGCGGCCACCGGCGGGCTGGTCCTTGGCGAGGCGGTCATGCCGTACGTGGTGGAGAAGCGGCGCTGACGGCGCGCGGGGGCGGGGGCGGCGCCGGGCGTTCGGCCCCGTCGCTCACCGGTCCCGCGGCGTGGACGTTCGCCGGCGGGCGAGTGCCCGCGCCGCATGCTCCCGTACCACCTCGTGTGCGCGCTCGCTCATGGCCGCGAGCACCGCAACATCGTCCTCGGCGCCGATGTTGCCCAGCACCATGCACGCATTGCGCTGCAGCATCCACCGCTTCGCGCGCTTGATCGCCGAGCCCTTGAACGCGGCATCATGGTCGGCCGGCGTCATCATGAGGAGCGCACGCGCGAGCGCGCGTGTGCCCTCGCGGACGCTCGCATTCCATCCGTCTCCTCGGACAGCAGCACCAGCCGGAAGAACCGTCCGCACACGGGCGGTCGGGAGAGTCCGCTGCAACGTGATGTCTCGCAGCGTCAGGCGCCCCGCCCGGCCACGTTCCCGTGTTGATATCTTCGCACGCGGCCGTCACATGTGGCATGTGCTTCCTCTTGCGATGCTCGCTGCGAGCCCTGATCCGCGGCGGGCGGCGCCGGAGGCTTGGTGGCGGCCAGGAGTGGGGTAGGCTTGCGGCCACAGGCGCGAGCGCCGGTCAGGATCTCTTCGTCGCGCGGCTCTCCGGAGCGGGGGTGCCCCTCTGAGTTCGTCCGCTGGACGGCAGCGGGAACGGCGAGGGCGCGGAGATCGCAGTCGACGGCAGCCGTCGCATCTACGTGGCCGGCTCGCGTGCGGGCTCGCTGACCGTGGGCGCCACGAGCCTCGCCGCACCGGGTACGCGCGATCTGCTGCTGGCGCAATTCAGCGACGCGGGGGCATTGAGGCGTTCGACGCCAACGATCAGGACATCACCAGCATCCTCCGCTTCGCGAGTCTGGGGGACCCGCTGCCGCCGTACAGCGGGGACGACGACTCCGGCGATGACGATGGCGACACGGGCACGCCGCCGACTGACCCCAATCCGCCGGCCACCGCGGTGCCCGAACCGGACAGTCTCGCCCTCCTCGCCGCGGAGCTGGGCGGTCGGCTGATGGCGGCCCGGCGCCGGTCCCGGCGGGGGTAAGTTCTCCCGGCGGGACACCTCCCCCCGCTCCCCATTGCCACGTCCGCCGTTCACCTCTCAAGGATGAACGGCGGGTCACCCTCGGAGAGCGCCCCCCAAGGGCGCGAACAGACCGGTCAGGCGCCGGGCCTCTTGCTGACCGTCTTCGGCGGTTTGCAGATAACGCCACTGGGGCAGGAGTCCGACGCGGCCACCGAGGGTGACGCCACGCACGCGCGTTGGAATGCCGAGGTTCACGAGTTACGCCGCCGGCGACGCAAGCTCGCGCTCCTGGTGTACCGGCATGGCATCAAGCGTCCGGTCTCGCGTGACCTGCTGCTGGACTTGCGCCGGCGCGAGTTCGAGGCGGCGTGCGAAACCCTGGCGCCGCGCCAAGGCGTTCGCGGACGACCGGCGGGCGTTCGAGCGGTCCTGAGCGAGCGAACACGCCCCCGGCCCGGTTCACGCCAAGAACCACTCTACCGGGCGGCGCAGGCTCACCGGTTCCGGATAGCGGTTGACGTACCCGACGCGCAGCAGGAACTGCAGCGTGCCGTCCACGCCGAGCACCCCCTCGAGGCCGGCGCGGGTCTCGGGCTCCTCGAGCATCTGCGTCATGGGGTGCGCGGCGATACCGAGGGCGCGCAGCCTGAGCAGCAGCCGCTGGTAGCGGCGGCCCGCGTCGAGCAGCGCCTCGCGCGAGCCGTCGGCGCTCGTGAGCACCAGCCAGCCGCCGCCGGCGCCCGCCTGCGTGGTCGCCATCTCCACGCCCCGCTGGCGGAAGCCGGGCGTCATCACGGTCGCGGCCGTGTAGCGCGACCGTACCCACCACCCTGCCACGCCGTTGATCTCCATGCTGGCAGGCGTCAGGCCGTCGCGCTTCGCGCGCGCGTCGGCGTCCTTGAAGCGGATCCACTCGGCGAGCTCGCGTTGCGCGTCGTCGCGCGCGGCCTGCAGGCGGTTCGCCTCGATTGTCCCGTCGCGCAGGCGCGTGGCGGCCGCGGTGCCGCGCCCGAACCACTCGGCGCGTCCCCCCGTCGCCACCAGGGTGCGGGCATCGGTCGCGGAGAGCGGCGTCTCGGCGTGGCCGGAGCGGACCGTGCGACGGCGATGGATCGCCTCGAGCACCGCCGGCGCGTCCGCGCGCGGCGCACGTGGCGTCAACTGCACGGTGGCCACCGCGTCGCCCGCGGCGATCGGTGTCACCGCCGCATCGAAGCCGAGCGCCTCGCCTGCCTGCGCGAGGTTCTCGAGGAACGCCCCGAGCGACAGCGTGAACTCGCGGTCGGTGGGATCGACCGCCGGCAGCCGGCGCGCCGGGTCGCCCAGCAGCACGAGCCGGTCGGCGCCCTCGCGCCGCACGCGCCACGGCTGGCTGTTGTGTGCGCTCGACGCGAGGGCGGCGTAGCCGAGCACGCGGACGACCGGGTCGTCGGCCGCAGCCGGTTCGCCAGCGGTCGCCACCAGGAGCCCCGGCAGGTCGTCGCGGCGGACGCCGCCACAGGCGGCGGCCGCGCCCGTGACGAGCGCGAGCGCCCCAAAGCGGCCGATCGCGGCGCGACGGTCCATCGCGCCCGTCACTGCGCCGGCTCCAGCGCACCGATCGCCGCGGCCCGCGGCAGCTCGGCGGGCGGCACGGTGTACTGCAGGCGCAGGATGGCGAAGCGCCCGTGGCGCCACGACGGCGTGTCGGCGTAGCGCCAGATCGCGTCGCCCTCGGCGGGCAGGCGGAGGCCGTCCAGGTCGCGGTGGGCGCAGAGCGGCGTGGTCCAGCGCTCGCCGTCGTCCGGCAGCGAATGGCGGTCGTTGTTGGCGAAGTCGACGAGGTCGTCGCTCGCGTCGAAGAACAGCGTGGTGAGCGGCGGGCAGCCGATGGCGAGCATGAGCATCAGGACGGCTCCTGGGCGGCGGATTGGGGTGGGGCGCTGCGGCACCCCGCCATTCTACAGGCCGGCCTTCGGGCGTCGCATCGGGGGGGGCCGGGCAGGAGGACAGGGGGTCCCCCTACCGCACCCTCCTCGCCGAGCTTCTGGTGGCGCCGTTCGGCGGGGCGACGTACGGCTGGAGAGGGCGAGGCGGGGGCGACCTGAGTCATGCGACGACGAGCAGACTGACGGCGCCGGTTGCCGACATCGGATGGCCCGCCGCCTGTGTCCTCGCTGCGGCAGGTGGTGTTTCATCGAGGCGACAGCGGCGTTCTGTCGAAGAAGCGGGGTCCGGCGGTATGCCGCCATGCGCAGAAAACTCGGCAAGATTTTCCAGTCGGTGACAGGCACGATGCTTGCTCGTAGTGCGCTGCTGGTTGCAAGGCCAGCCGCCGATCACTGAACACCCCTCCTCCGGAGTTCACCATGAACCGTATCGCCGCCGCCGTTGGCGCCGCCCTGCTTCTCGTAAGCCAGGTCGCGCAGGGGCAGAATCTCATCAGGAACGGGTCGTTCGAACTCGGCACCTTCGGTCCCGTCATCGCCGATCACTTTGTCGATCTCAACCCTGGGGACACGAAGCTGTCCGACTGGACGATCGATTTCGGCACGGTCAACTGGCATCGGTCGGAGTCGTTCAACGTGAATCCCGCCCAGGACGGCCGGTACATGATCGACTTCGTGAACAACGTGAGCTACTCGCGGCCGTTCGGGGGCATTTCCCAGAGTTTCGCGACGACCCCGGGCCAGATGTACCGGCTTGGCTTCTGGCTCGCCGGCCCGGGCGGCTTCACGCCGGATCCGCGCGTGGTGGAGGTCGATGTAACCGGTGGGCTGTGGGTACCCTTCTCCACACCGGCCTCGGACAGAAACGGCGTGAAGTGGGAGTTCAAGCAGTACGACTTCACGGCGACCGCGGCCAGCACCACGCTGGCCTTCCGGGCGCCAACGAACAGCACGGGCTACTGGGGGCCGTTCGTTGACAACGTGAGCGTGTCGGTGGTCCCCGAGCCCTCCGCCTTCGCCCTCTTCGGCGCCGGCCTGCTGGGCCTCGGCGTCGTGGCGCGCCGCCGCCGCCCGCGCTGACCGCGTCGGAGATTGGTCGGGCGACCGTCGCGTCGCCTCTTCGCTCGCCCGGTACTGCGCGCGGAATCCCGTCGCGCTGGAACGGCTGACGTACGACCGCAGCGCGAAGGCGGTGACGTACCGGTCCGACTAGTCCGAGGGCCCGACGGCGGGCACCGAGCCCGACGCCCCGATGCCCCCGTGCGTCTGGCCCGCCCGACGCCCCGCCACCAACGCGGGGGACGGTTGGCGTGCGCGGTCGGGCTGGCGAGGCAGGGGCTGGGGCCGATGCTCAGCCCACTGCGATAGAATCTCCTATCCCGATTGCCGCTTGCACCGTGGCCGCCTTCGAGCGCGGTTCGCATGCCCTGCCGTTGGGATACGTGTCGATGTATTTCACCAGCTGCGGCGGTGTCGCGTTGCGCTCGCCGCGCTCTGTCGTGCCACGAACGGTGAAGTTGGTGGCGATCAGTCCGGGGAACCGTATGGTCCTCGTACGGCACGGTGGCCCACCATCGCCGCGATAGGTGTACGACACGGGCGGCGACGGCGAGAACACCGGCACTCCGATCTCAACCGTGAACGGACCGACGGGTACCGCCGAGAGTTCGACGGTGAGCCCGGTGAGGTCGCCTGCCAGGGGACAGGTGAGGTCGTCCGAACCGCACCCTGCGGTGAGCGCGAGCAGTACCACGAGTGCCGCACGATAACTTCGGATCGTTGGTGGTGTGCGCATGTGCATTGGATTCATCAGATGGACCGTGAAAGATTTCGGAACGTGATCGGCTGAGGTGCGGTGGCGCTCAGTTAGTGGAGACAACACCGATCACCTCACCGGTGGTGGCGTGCATGGTGACCTGTAGTTCCCGCCGCATCATCCAAGGTTGGACGCACAAGTAATTGACCTGCCAGAGGGGAGTCCGCTCCCTCTGGATGAGCTTCATGACGAAATCCCGCAGCGGCGGCGTGTCGGTCGTACGCCATGCCACGTACATCGGCTCGGTAATGCGAGCCACGGCGTCGCTGTCCATCCAGTGTTCGGTAATCGCGTCAACCGCGCTCGGAGAATTGTACGCGTCATCAACGCGAATCAGCTGCGCCGACTCGACATGGAGTGAAATGTCGAGGCGTTGCTCACGCGATGCTGAACGGAACAGAAACCACCACCCGCCATTGAGCGTGCTTCTCCCGTCCGCACCAATCCATGGCCCTTGCGTCGGCCGTTCGTCGAGTGCGAAGTCGAGCACGCCGCCCGTGAGGACGATCATCTTTGCGTCTGATGCCCACGCGCGTACTGTCGGTTCCAGTACGGCGAAGGCGTCCCGGGCGGTCAGCGCCTTACCGGGGAGCTCCACCGTTGCGCGTGATCTGACCGGTTTGGGCGTGCGCACCACCGGCTCCGCTGGTGGCGGACTGCCGAGCACGAGCACGCCCGTGCTGTCCGCCATGTCGTCCAGTCGATCGGCAATCGTGGTGGGTCCAAGCCACTCAACATTCCCCAGCTGCATCACCTCGGCGAAACGCTTCCCCGCCGCACGACCAGCGTCCCCCTTCCGCTTGGCCGGATAGAGCGCAGGGGCGAGCGCATCGGCCGACGTGCCTTCCGGCAGGAGCGCTTCGAGCCATTGTGGGTCGTGCTCGCTGTCGTCAATGCGCAGCGAGCGGCTCAGGAACCGGCAGGTGTACACCGAGACCAGTTCGCCCTCGCTCCAGATCAGCACCGCCCAGTACACATCCTCGGCGAAGTGATACTCCAGCACCGGCGCGCCCACCATGAGCGAGAGCCGAGCGCCGATATCGCCATCCGGGTTGTTCTCCGGCGCGTACGTCTCGAAGGGGACGAAGGCATGCCAGCTGTCCGAGAGCGGCAGTAACGCGCCGGTGAGCGTGCTGGCGCGCAAGGCGTCGTGGAGCGCGTCGTCTGGAAGCCATGGAGTGCGGCGGAAGTGCAGACTTTCGCTGAATTCGCTCATTGTGGTTCTCGCCGGAAGTCTCTCATTGATTACCGCTGTGTCGTACGTGTCTTGCCTGAAAACATTACAGGGAACGCGTGCGGTCACAATCCTGAGGACCAGTGCGCCATGGCACCCAAGTGCATCCGGACCCACATTCCGGACATGCGCAATCGCCCACTTGCCCTCCTGTTCGTCCTACTCGCCGTTGCTGGCGCGCCCCTGGTATCGGCTCAATCTGCCAACTCACTCCGCGCGCGCATCGAATCGCCGCGCATCGTTGGCGTTCCCGGTGCCGCCGGGCTCACGCTCGACGATCTGCTCGCGCGTGCCAACACGCCCGGTATCAGCGCGGCGGTCATCCACAACTTCGCAGCGCACTGGTCCCGTGGGCACGGCGTGGCCGATGCCGCCACGGGCCGCCGAGTGGATGCGCGCACGCGCTTTCAGGCGGCCTCGATCAGCACGCCGGTGACGGCACTTGCGGTGATGCGACTGGTGCGGGACGGCGAACTTGCGCTCGATGACGACATCAACCGCACGCTCCGGTCGTGGCATGTCCCCGATTCGGAGTTCACGCGCACGCAGAAGGTCACGTGGCGAATCCCGTCGCGCTGGAGCAGCAGACGTATGGCCGGACCGTGAAGGCGGTGACGTATCGCTCCGACACGTCGGTGGGGCCAACGGCGGGGACCGAGACCGCCGACCCGCTCGAGTTCCTGGCCCGGGTGCTCGTGCACCTTCCGGACCAGGGGCATTTCACGACAACCGCTTTACCTCGCGCCAGGTGCAGGGGGACAGCGGCGAGTTGCGCTTCCTGCCGCGCGATGTGCGACTGACGCTCGAGATCAGCGTGCACGAGTCGCGCGAACGCGCCCTGCTCGCCGGCGAGCTCTCGACGCTGGAGGCGGCCGGGCCCCGGGCGCACGAGGAGGCCGAGATCACCGATGCGCGGCTCCGCCGACCGACCATCGAGACCCGCCTCGCTGCGATGCGGGCCGGACTGATCGACCGCTAGCGCCGCAACGTCGCCAGGGCCGCTGAGATGAGCGGCTGCAGCGCCTGCTCGAGCCGCACGCTGGCAACCGACGCCGGCTCCCCGGCCACGATCTGCTCGTCCATGGCGATCATCGCGTAGTACCCTTCGTCAAAGCTGATCCACGGCGTGGAGCCGAAGCCGCCCGGGCTACTCAGCACCATGCTGGAGGCGCAGCGCGAGCTCCATGTGGCGTCGTCGCACTCCCGCCAGAAGCCGAGGCCGTACCGCCAGTCGAGTCGCAGGACCTGGAGCGGGGTGACGGTCGACAGGAACGTGGCCGCCGCCGTGCGCTCCCGACGATACGCCTCGAGATCCCGCACCAGTTCGCCGCGCAGCAGGCGCCGCAGGAAGGTCTCCATGTCGTTCACCGTCGAGACCGCCCCCGCGGCGACGCGCGGGTTCCGTTGGCTGGGCAGTGAGAACTGTGTGGTGGTCAGCCCGATGCGTGGGGCGACCTCGGTGGCGAAGAAGGTGCGCCAGTCCTGGCCCGTCGCCCGCTCGACCATCGCGCCGGCGATCTGCAGGTGGGCATCACCGTAGAAGTAGGCGCTGCCCGGCTCGGTGCTGGCGCCACGCTGGTAGAAAGACTGTGCGCACTGCTGGACGGTGGTCATCGGGTCCTGCAGGCAGCCCGCATCGTCTGGCGGGTAGTTGAACCCCGACGTGAAGGCGAGCAGCGACTCGAGCGTGACGCGGGCGCGCAGGTCGCTCGCGTCCTGCGTCCAGAAGGGGAGGTACCGCTGCGGCCGATCCGCCAGCGACATCCGCCCCTGCTCCGTCAACGCGTAGATGCCGTATCCACTCAGCCACTTGCTGACCGAGGCGATCCGGAGCGGCGACTGCGTGGAGAGCGTGCCGCGCTCGATCGTCAGCAGCCGGCCGCTGCGATCGCCGACGATGACGACCAGGTTGGCGACCGGGACGCTGCTCACGCGGGCGCGTACGGCAGCCCACGGGTCGGCCGTCGGGGGCGGTGGCGTCGGGGCGGAGGTCGCTGGCGGTGCGGTCGAGGCGCCGTCGGCGCAGGCGGCCAGCAGGGCCACAAGGGGCAGGAGACGGGACATGGGATGCATGCCCGTACGACGGGTGCCGCCGGGGCGACGTTAAAGGCGTGGGTGGACGCGGTGAAGCGCCAGCGTCTGAATGACGATGGGCCGCGCGAGGAGCGCGCCCCGAGCATGGTGATTCGACGCGGCGCGCGACTACCCGTAGTCGCGCGCCTTCTTGCGTCCGTACCAGAGGCCCACGCCGGTACCGACGCCGCTCAGGATCACGGCCGTCATGAGCCCCACCTGGTCGCCGATATACCAGCCGATCGTGCTGCCGACGAAGGCGCCGATGAAGCCGAAGAGCTTGCTCACGCCTTGCGCGATCGTGCGTGCGCGCGATCCGCGGCGGTGGCGGCGAGGCCGGCGAGCAGGACGTCCATGAGGTGATCGTAGCTCTCGTCGACCTTGAGCGGCAGGCCGAAGCCGCCGCTGAGTTCGAGCTGAACGAAGCCGTGCAGCGAGGCGCGGATGACGCGAATGGCGTGGATCGCGCGGTCGCGTCCCAGGGCATGCTCGCGAAGGGCGGCCACCAGCGTGTCCACGACGCGGGTCGCGGCAGCCACGTGCTCGGCGTCGTCGGGCCGCGGCGCGACCTGCGACGCCGCGTACAGGCCCGGATGGGCGCGGCCCCACGCGCGGTATGCCCGCGCCGCTGCGCGTAGGGCGTCGTCCCCGGAGCGACCACCGATGGCCTCGGCCAGCGTGTCGTGCAGCTCCGCGCAGGCGCGCACGCTGAGCGCGCGTCGCAGGGCATCCAGGCCGTCGACGTGATTGTAGAGCGACGGCAGCCGCACCCCGAGCTCGGCGGCCACGCTGGCGAGGGTCAGCGTGGCGTAGCCATCGTGGTCGGCGAGGACGGCCGCCGCCTCGATGACGCGGGCGGGGGACAGGCCGGATCGGGCCATGGGCTTGTGCTCCAACACTAATAGTCTTAGTTATTGCGCTAACCAGGATAGCTCACGGAGCCCCCCATGTCCATCCCGACCCCTCGCATCCGCAGCCTCCTCCTCGCCACCACCGCCCTCGCAGCCTGCTCCACCTACCGGCCGCCCGTCACGCCGTTTCGCGCTCCCGCCTCGGTGCCGGCCGACTCGTGGGACTCGATCCTGGCCCACCCGCAGCCGATCACCGTCACCACCTGGGTGACCGGCGAGGTGAAGGTCGACCGCAGCCTGCTCCTCGACCGCTCGCAGCCCGCCGCCGCGACGACCCCCGACGACAAGGTCTGGGTGCCGGTGCTGGCCCACCGCATCGTGCACGCGACGCGCGGCGTCTACCTCGTGGACACGGGCCTCGACTCCACCTTCGCGCAGCGCGGGCGCGGCAACATCGGCGGGCTCGCGGTGCTGGCGGCCCCCTTCATGACGATCGCACGCCAGGAGGTCGGCGCCGATCCGGCGTCGCGGCTGCGTGCCGCGCATGACGTGTTGCGCGGCGTCTTCTTCACCCACCTGCACCTGGACCACACGGCCGGCGTGCCGGGGCTGCCGCACGACGTGCCGTACGTGGCAGGGAGGGGGTCGCTCGACGACGCCTACGAGAGCGGCATGATGGCGCACATCGATCACCTGCGCGGCGTGTCGCAGCTCGAGGAGATCGACTTCAGCGCCGCGCGCGAACTCGCGCCGCTTGGCAAAGCCGTGGATCTCCTGGGCGACGGCTCGCTCTGGGCCATCCATACGCCGGGGCATTCGCGCGGCCACGTGTCGTACCTCGTGAACGCCACGTCGGGCCCCGTACTGCTCATCGGCGATGCGAGCCACACGCGCTGGGGCTTCGAGCACGGCGTCGCGCCGGGCAAGGTCACCGATGCCGCCGCCTCGCGCGCGTCACTCGAGCGGATCGCGGCGTTCGCTCGCGCCTATCCGCGCGTGAAGCTCGTCTTCGGACACGACCCGTAGCACGGAGCAGGCGATCGGGTGCGGGGTGTGTCAATGTCCGACGCGTTGGCCCACGGCGCGCGAGAGAAACCCTTTCGACGCAACCGGCATCCAAGGACCTGGAGTTACCAGCCTGTCTACGGGCAGCGTGCCGACACCAAATCGGCCTGAAACGATTGTCTCACGCCCGGCGCAATGGTGACGGCTTCGGTAGTTCCAACGCGACGAACGGTCAGTTCAATCGCATGCTCGCCGGTGTTCAGTGCGGTCCGCAAATGCATACCGTACCCACGACGTTTTTCATTGGGCGACGGCCACGCCGTGTCAAAGGTCTTCCTCTCTCCGAGGGTCAGGCGCAGATCTTCAGCGCCAAGTGAACCCTCGGGGACGCCGAAGGGAGCCAGGGCGTGATCGGCCCGCTGGTAGCGGACGTTACAGAAGTAGATTTCGACGAAATCAACATTGACGGTATACATGGGCGAAACGCCAAACCGACCATTCCGGAGCTGCAGAGTAACGGTTTTCCGTCCGTTTGGCCCGGTGATGGGGTGCACAACACCAGCAAGTTGATTTCCCTGGGTGACCGTAGCGCGTCGCCACTCACCGAATGGGAGATCGTCTTGTCTGGTGCGGAACTCCCTTGCCAGTCCGGTAACACCGAGCGTACGCACGCCGCTGGTGGTGGTGGTGAAGAACGTGAGATTGCGGCTCACTGCGACCGGAGTACCAGTGTGTTGCAGCGTCCCATCGATGCCTGAGGAGTCGAGGAGCCCGGGTACCGTGCGACGGGTGGCTCCTGGGCAACGGACCATCCAATTGGGCGCGAGGTCGACCGTGATCTGGCGTCGCGTCGGCACTGCGGCGTGCGTGACCGATGCGCCGTACATGACATTCGAAGATAAAACTGCCTCGATGGAGATCAGCAGATCCCCAAGCTCCGGCGCATCGGGAAACTGTGCGGATCCTGAGGGATCAGTGGCGGCGATGCCATAGGCTTGCAGGTCACGCGGAGTGCCAACACACACCCGATAGGCATTTGCCGGTACGGGTCGCCCGTGTATCTGCGCGGTGATGACCAGCGGGCCGCGCTCTACGACCGGACGTCTGGGCGCCACTTGTGCGGGAAGTGCCGCCACACTTGGCAACAAAAGCAACGCGGTGCTCAGGATCCGCATGAGAGCCCTCACGTGCATTGCAGGAAAACTCAGGACCTCAGAATTCATCGCCTCATCTCATCAACCATCACCGGCATCGTGAGCCCAAGTTTCGCCGCCTTCCGCCACGAGTACAACGACGAGCGACCGCATGAAGCCTTGGGGCAGACGCCCCCCCAGCTCGCACTACGCCGTGTCGCCGCGCCCGTACCCGTCGCGCCTGCCGGTTCCAGAGGCCCCCGGACACTACCTCGTCAAAACGGTCACGACCGCCGGCACCTTTCCTTTCGGCAAGCGCCTCGTATACATCGCGAACGCGTTGACGAACCAACGGATTGGACTGGAAGAAACAGATGATGGATGCTGGTCTGTGCACTTCCACCGCGTCTTACTGGCGACCTTCGACGAACGCGACTACATCATCCAGAGTTGATTCCCGTGCAAATGATGTTGCCGGACTAAAGTGTCAATCATGTCCCCGGCTGCTCAGCCACGCGGATGGTGCGTCGAAACGGCCCGTCGCGCAACACCACGGTGATGGTCCGCACCCCAATCGAACGTATGCTCGGCGCTCCCCGGTCCCGGAGCGCGCATGCCCGTGGCGGCCCGTGGTCGCGCAGGTCGCGGACACGTTCCTCGAATGCGGGGTGCTCGAGCACGGGTTCGCGCGCATCCGCTGCGACGCGTGCACGCACGAGTATCTGCTCGCGTTCTCGTGTAGATGCCGCTACTGCTGTCCGAGCTGTCACGCCAAGCG
The DNA window shown above is from Gemmatimonas sp. and carries:
- a CDS encoding DUF6544 family protein encodes the protein MLMLAIGCPPLTTLFFDASDDLVDFANNDRHSLPDDGERWTTPLCAHRDLDGLRLPAEGDAIWRYADTPSWRHGRFAILRLQYTVPPAELPRAAAIGALEPAQ
- a CDS encoding serine hydrolase domain-containing protein, which translates into the protein MRNRPLALLFVLLAVAGAPLVSAQSANSLRARIESPRIVGVPGAAGLTLDDLLARANTPGISAAVIHNFAAHWSRGHGVADAATGRRVDARTRFQAASISTPVTALAVMRLVRDGELALDDDINRTLRSWHVPDSEFTRTQKVTWRIPSRWSSRRMAGP
- a CDS encoding HEAT repeat domain-containing protein — its product is MMTPADHDAAFKGSAIKRAKRWMLQRNACMVLGNIGAEDDVAVLAAMSERAHEVVREHAARALARRRTSTPRDR
- a CDS encoding MBL fold metallo-hydrolase, whose translation is MSIPTPRIRSLLLATTALAACSTYRPPVTPFRAPASVPADSWDSILAHPQPITVTTWVTGEVKVDRSLLLDRSQPAAATTPDDKVWVPVLAHRIVHATRGVYLVDTGLDSTFAQRGRGNIGGLAVLAAPFMTIARQEVGADPASRLRAAHDVLRGVFFTHLHLDHTAGVPGLPHDVPYVAGRGSLDDAYESGMMAHIDHLRGVSQLEEIDFSAARELAPLGKAVDLLGDGSLWAIHTPGHSRGHVSYLVNATSGPVLLIGDASHTRWGFEHGVAPGKVTDAAASRASLERIAAFARAYPRVKLVFGHDP
- a CDS encoding DUF642 domain-containing protein, whose product is MNRIAAAVGAALLLVSQVAQGQNLIRNGSFELGTFGPVIADHFVDLNPGDTKLSDWTIDFGTVNWHRSESFNVNPAQDGRYMIDFVNNVSYSRPFGGISQSFATTPGQMYRLGFWLAGPGGFTPDPRVVEVDVTGGLWVPFSTPASDRNGVKWEFKQYDFTATAASTTLAFRAPTNSTGYWGPFVDNVSVSVVPEPSAFALFGAGLLGLGVVARRRRPR
- a CDS encoding TetR/AcrR family transcriptional regulator, with translation MARSGLSPARVIEAAAVLADHDGYATLTLASVAAELGVRLPSLYNHVDGLDALRRALSVRACAELHDTLAEAIGGRSGDDALRAAARAYRAWGRAHPGLYAASQVAPRPDDAEHVAAATRVVDTLVAALREHALGRDRAIHAIRVIRASLHGFVQLELSGGFGLPLKVDESYDHLMDVLLAGLAATAADRAHARSRKA
- a CDS encoding nitroreductase family protein; the protein is MTGAMDRRAAIGRFGALALVTGAAAACGGVRRDDLPGLLVATAGEPAAADDPVVRVLGYAALASSAHNSQPWRVRREGADRLVLLGDPARRLPAVDPTDREFTLSLGAFLENLAQAGEALGFDAAVTPIAAGDAVATVQLTPRAPRADAPAVLEAIHRRRTVRSGHAETPLSATDARTLVATGGRAEWFGRGTAAATRLRDGTIEANRLQAARDDAQRELAEWIRFKDADARAKRDGLTPASMEINGVAGWWVRSRYTAATVMTPGFRQRGVEMATTQAGAGGGWLVLTSADGSREALLDAGRRYQRLLLRLRALGIAAHPMTQMLEEPETRAGLEGVLGVDGTLQFLLRVGYVNRYPEPVSLRRPVEWFLA
- a CDS encoding serine hydrolase domain-containing protein, translated to MSRLLPLVALLAACADGASTAPPATSAPTPPPPTADPWAAVRARVSSVPVANLVVIVGDRSGRLLTIERGTLSTQSPLRIASVSKWLSGYGIYALTEQGRMSLADRPQRYLPFWTQDASDLRARVTLESLLAFTSGFNYPPDDAGCLQDPMTTVQQCAQSFYQRGASTEPGSAYFYGDAHLQIAGAMVERATGQDWRTFFATEVAPRIGLTTTQFSLPSQRNPRVAAGAVSTVNDMETFLRRLLRGELVRDLEAYRRERTAAATFLSTVTPLQVLRLDWRYGLGFWRECDDATWSSRCASSMVLSSPGGFGSTPWISFDEGYYAMIAMDEQIVAGEPASVASVRLEQALQPLISAALATLRR